One genomic window of Evansella cellulosilytica DSM 2522 includes the following:
- a CDS encoding type I restriction-modification system subunit M, with translation MKLEELESWLWGAANILRGPVDQSDFKSYIFPMLFFKRISDVYDEELQESMEIYGEDFDEEHRFIIPKGCHWNEVRSVTKNVGIKILSSIREIEKANPESLYGIFGDTQWSNKDKLTDEILIELIEHFSQYNLGNKNVKSNTMGQAYEYLIKKFADVANKKAGEFYTPREIVKLMTMLLDPEENESIYDPACGTGGMLLEAVDHLNDTSRDARTLKLYGQEKNLTTSSIARMNLFLHGLEDFKIVRNDTLKNPAYFEEDKLMTFDCVIANPPFSLKSWGYEEWKDDPYGRNIAGIPPKTNGDYAWVQHMIKSMEMYTGRMAVVLSQGVLFRAGAEGKIRRELLQQDLLDTVIGLAPNLFYGTNISACILFFRKDKPVDRKGKVQFIDASQLFKKERNQNTLLLEHVNEIFKLYNEYNTTKGKTSIATLDDIKSNNFNLNIPLYVKPIIEDDGISLEQAYNEMVQALKETNESENVLNSFLKEMDV, from the coding sequence ATGAAATTAGAAGAACTGGAATCTTGGTTATGGGGAGCAGCAAATATTCTTAGGGGACCTGTAGATCAATCCGACTTTAAATCATACATATTTCCAATGTTATTCTTTAAAAGGATATCTGATGTATACGATGAAGAACTCCAAGAATCTATGGAAATTTATGGAGAGGATTTTGATGAAGAACATAGATTCATCATACCAAAAGGTTGCCATTGGAATGAGGTTAGAAGTGTTACTAAAAATGTAGGTATAAAAATTTTAAGTTCAATAAGGGAAATAGAAAAGGCAAATCCTGAGAGCTTGTATGGTATTTTTGGTGATACACAATGGTCAAATAAAGATAAATTAACTGATGAAATACTAATAGAATTGATTGAGCATTTTTCCCAATATAACTTAGGGAATAAAAACGTAAAATCAAATACAATGGGACAGGCATATGAATATTTAATAAAAAAATTTGCTGATGTTGCAAATAAGAAGGCAGGAGAGTTTTATACTCCTAGAGAAATTGTAAAGTTAATGACAATGCTATTAGATCCTGAAGAAAATGAGAGTATTTACGACCCAGCTTGTGGAACGGGTGGGATGTTGTTGGAGGCAGTAGATCATTTGAATGATACGAGTAGAGATGCTAGGACTTTAAAACTTTATGGTCAAGAAAAGAACCTTACAACTTCTTCTATAGCAAGAATGAATTTGTTTTTACATGGTTTAGAGGATTTTAAAATTGTAAGAAATGATACTCTTAAAAATCCTGCATACTTTGAAGAGGATAAGCTAATGACCTTTGACTGTGTTATTGCGAATCCACCTTTTTCCTTGAAAAGTTGGGGGTATGAAGAATGGAAAGATGACCCTTATGGAAGGAATATAGCTGGCATTCCACCAAAAACAAATGGAGATTACGCTTGGGTGCAACATATGATTAAGTCTATGGAAATGTACACTGGACGTATGGCTGTGGTTTTATCCCAAGGTGTTTTATTTAGAGCTGGGGCAGAAGGTAAAATTAGAAGGGAATTACTTCAACAGGATTTATTAGATACTGTTATTGGATTAGCACCAAACTTATTTTACGGAACAAATATATCTGCTTGTATTTTATTTTTCAGAAAAGATAAACCCGTAGATAGAAAAGGGAAAGTACAATTTATAGATGCATCACAATTATTTAAAAAAGAAAGAAATCAAAATACATTATTATTAGAGCATGTTAACGAGATTTTTAAACTTTATAATGAATACAATACTACAAAAGGAAAGACCAGTATAGCAACTCTTGATGATATTAAATCTAATAATTTTAATTTAAACATTCCACTTTATGTAAAGCCAATTATAGAGGACGACGGAATATCATTAGAGCAAGCATATAATGAAATGGTCCAAGCATTAAAGGAAACTAATGAGTCAGAGAATGTATTAAACAGTTTTTTAAAAGAAATGGATGTGTAA
- a CDS encoding type I restriction-modification system subunit M yields the protein MGRISLEKLERYLWGSANFLRGHIDAGDYKQFIFPLLFLKRLCDVYDEEYNDSLNTLGEDFDENHRFIIPKGHHWNDIRKKVNNIGTAIQTAMAEIEKANIGRLEGIFGDAQWTNKDRLPDSLLKDLIEHFSQQTLSLQNVSEDELGQAYEYLIKKFADDSGHTAQEFYSNRTIVRLMTELLEPNPKESVYDPTCGSGGMLLLSALHLKEKGKEYRSLRLFGQEINLITSSIAKMNMFLHGIEDFEILRGDTLENPAFIKNDKLRQFDIVLANPPYSIKRWNRERWETDPYGRNIYGTPPKSRADYAFLQHIIKSLKADTGRCAILFPHGVLFRDAEQEMRENLVKSDVIECILGLGSNLFYNSPMEACVIFCRTNKKEDRKGKILFINAINQVRRERTMSYIDPEHIEEIKGVYDEFKSINGFSNVVEVDEVLKNNANLNIPLYVIDNKQYKNFTINETVEEYQIDSSSIDDSFTELFKLVQEVSFK from the coding sequence GTGGGTAGAATATCTTTAGAAAAGCTAGAGAGGTATTTATGGGGTTCTGCAAATTTTCTAAGAGGTCATATTGATGCAGGAGATTATAAGCAATTTATTTTCCCGTTATTATTTCTAAAGAGATTATGCGATGTTTATGATGAAGAATATAATGATTCGCTTAATACATTAGGTGAGGATTTCGACGAAAATCATAGATTTATTATTCCAAAAGGTCATCACTGGAACGATATTAGGAAGAAAGTAAATAATATAGGAACAGCTATTCAAACTGCAATGGCTGAAATAGAGAAAGCAAACATTGGTAGGTTAGAAGGCATTTTTGGTGATGCACAGTGGACGAATAAAGATAGATTGCCTGATTCATTATTAAAAGATTTAATTGAACATTTCTCACAGCAAACTTTATCACTTCAAAATGTGTCGGAGGATGAATTAGGACAAGCTTATGAGTATTTAATAAAGAAATTTGCTGATGATAGTGGGCATACTGCACAAGAATTTTATTCAAATAGAACAATCGTAAGACTGATGACTGAATTGTTGGAACCCAATCCCAAAGAGAGTGTTTATGACCCAACATGTGGTAGTGGGGGGATGCTGTTACTTTCAGCACTACACTTAAAGGAAAAAGGGAAAGAGTATAGAAGCTTAAGATTATTTGGGCAAGAAATAAACTTAATTACATCCTCAATAGCTAAAATGAATATGTTTTTACACGGAATAGAGGACTTTGAAATATTAAGGGGTGACACACTAGAAAATCCAGCATTTATTAAGAATGATAAATTAAGGCAATTTGACATTGTACTAGCTAATCCTCCATATTCAATTAAAAGATGGAACCGTGAGAGGTGGGAAACAGATCCTTATGGACGTAACATATATGGTACTCCACCAAAATCAAGAGCGGATTATGCCTTTTTACAACATATTATTAAGAGTTTGAAAGCAGATACTGGAAGATGTGCAATATTATTTCCACATGGTGTGTTATTTAGGGATGCAGAACAAGAAATGAGAGAGAACTTAGTAAAAAGTGATGTTATTGAGTGTATTTTAGGGCTAGGTTCAAACTTATTCTATAATTCCCCAATGGAAGCCTGTGTAATATTTTGTAGAACAAATAAAAAAGAAGATAGAAAAGGGAAAATATTATTTATTAATGCTATCAATCAAGTTCGAAGAGAAAGAACAATGAGTTATATAGACCCTGAACATATCGAAGAAATAAAAGGTGTATATGATGAATTTAAGAGTATAAACGGTTTTTCAAATGTAGTTGAGGTTGATGAAGTGTTGAAAAATAATGCCAATCTAAACATTCCTTTGTATGTAATAGATAACAAGCAATATAAAAATTTTACAATTAATGAAACTGTAGAAGAGTATCAAATCGATAGTTCAAGTATAGACGACTCTTTTACAGAACTTTTTAAATTGGTTCAGGAGGTATCATTTAAGTGA
- a CDS encoding restriction endonuclease subunit S, protein MIKEKGDIIQLGDGWRLVPFKLMAEHISKRVEPKETKLKYYIGLEHLDSKTLKIKRHGTPEDVQGTKLVAKPGDIIFGKRRAYQGKVAICEWDAIVSAHSMVLRAQEEVIIKELLPFFMQSQEFYNRSLKISEGSLSPTIKWKVLAEEKFIIPPKNIQRDIIEKLNATEDNINCKEILLEKTLKYKEKLVNKLLTRGVNHSNYKPSSIGEIPKDWELKRIDDVCNINPQKEKIADTDTEISFLTMEDISNDAKIINLRERKYSEVSSGFTSFRENDVIVAKITPCFENGKGALAQNLKNSIGFGSTEFHILRAKDEVLPKYIYYHTTNKLFRTLGEWNMTGSAGQKRVPKEFLEGFKIGIPPLTEQRKIVEILDGLENVISNIESNIKNTKKVKEELLIFLFDPKFYQNNIAKV, encoded by the coding sequence GTGATAAAAGAGAAAGGGGATATTATTCAACTTGGTGATGGATGGCGTTTAGTTCCTTTTAAACTAATGGCTGAACACATTTCAAAACGAGTTGAACCAAAGGAAACAAAACTAAAATATTACATTGGATTAGAGCACCTAGATTCTAAAACTCTTAAGATAAAAAGGCACGGAACCCCTGAAGATGTTCAAGGAACTAAATTAGTGGCTAAACCAGGTGACATTATTTTTGGGAAAAGAAGAGCGTATCAAGGTAAGGTTGCAATATGTGAGTGGGACGCTATTGTATCAGCGCACTCAATGGTATTACGAGCACAAGAAGAAGTAATTATTAAAGAATTACTACCATTTTTTATGCAATCACAAGAATTTTATAATCGATCACTTAAAATATCAGAAGGTTCTTTATCACCTACTATCAAATGGAAGGTGTTAGCAGAGGAAAAATTCATTATACCTCCTAAAAATATTCAAAGAGATATCATAGAAAAACTGAATGCAACTGAAGACAATATTAATTGTAAGGAGATATTGTTAGAGAAAACATTAAAATATAAAGAAAAATTAGTTAATAAGCTATTAACAAGAGGGGTAAATCATTCTAATTATAAGCCATCATCCATCGGGGAAATTCCAAAAGATTGGGAATTAAAAAGAATCGATGATGTTTGTAATATTAATCCTCAGAAAGAAAAAATAGCGGATACTGATACAGAAATATCTTTTCTTACTATGGAAGATATATCAAATGACGCTAAGATAATTAACTTAAGGGAACGAAAATACTCTGAGGTTTCTAGTGGTTTTACATCATTTAGAGAAAATGACGTTATAGTAGCAAAAATAACACCTTGCTTCGAAAATGGTAAAGGAGCATTGGCTCAAAATTTAAAAAATTCTATAGGTTTTGGGAGCACGGAATTTCATATACTTCGGGCTAAGGATGAAGTCCTCCCCAAATATATCTACTATCACACAACAAACAAGTTATTTAGGACTTTAGGTGAGTGGAATATGACGGGATCTGCGGGACAGAAAAGGGTTCCAAAGGAATTTTTAGAAGGGTTCAAAATAGGAATTCCACCATTAACAGAACAGAGAAAAATTGTTGAAATACTTGATGGTCTAGAAAATGTTATCTCAAATATTGAAAGTAACATAAAGAATACCAAAAAGGTTAAAGAAGAATTGCTTATTTTCCTTTTTGACCCAAAGTTTTATCAAAATAATATAGCAAAAGTTTAA
- a CDS encoding tyrosine-type recombinase/integrase yields MNYLKGFNNYLEDMDKSERTIVSYLNTISQFSNWLIKEKFIDDLSIVATREIKAYRQILLEKYSPATVNQKLACIKTFYKFMTQTHIIKEDPAKYIKLQKVDNIKSQYMTRAEELRVMSKAKEKGIKAYAILMVLLKCGLRPSELSSLTLDCLFLDKEPTLLVKDSKRNKSRYVPIPMDTCKALNAWIDERNKSDKIYHTRSKYVFTSQRQDRLEVRAIQRVVEVIGIEAGVELYCIRLRATYANSLIQNANIPLSALATLMGHDSIQTTSRYTTINEQDKRRYVNSISEI; encoded by the coding sequence ATGAATTATTTAAAGGGTTTTAATAATTATTTAGAGGACATGGATAAAAGTGAAAGGACTATTGTTAGTTATCTAAACACTATTTCTCAATTTTCAAATTGGTTAATCAAAGAAAAGTTTATAGATGATTTATCAATAGTGGCAACCAGAGAAATTAAAGCATACAGACAAATATTATTAGAAAAGTATTCTCCAGCTACTGTAAATCAGAAATTAGCCTGTATCAAAACGTTTTATAAGTTTATGACACAAACACATATTATAAAAGAAGACCCTGCAAAATATATTAAACTACAAAAAGTTGATAATATAAAAAGTCAATATATGACTAGAGCAGAAGAGTTAAGAGTAATGAGTAAAGCTAAAGAAAAGGGAATCAAAGCATATGCCATACTAATGGTTTTACTAAAATGTGGTTTGCGCCCAAGTGAATTAAGTAGCCTTACATTAGATTGTCTATTTTTAGATAAGGAACCTACTCTTTTAGTAAAGGATTCTAAGAGAAACAAATCTCGCTATGTTCCAATTCCAATGGATACCTGTAAAGCATTAAATGCTTGGATAGACGAAAGAAATAAATCAGATAAGATATATCACACCCGAAGTAAGTATGTTTTTACTTCTCAACGTCAGGATAGATTAGAGGTACGTGCTATTCAAAGGGTAGTTGAAGTGATTGGAATAGAGGCTGGGGTCGAACTATATTGCATTAGGCTTCGTGCTACTTATGCTAACTCTTTAATCCAGAATGCTAATATTCCTTTAAGTGCACTTGCAACGTTAATGGGACACGATAGTATTCAAACTACTAGTCGCTATACCACTATCAACGAACAAGATAAGAGACGTTATGTTAATTCAATTTCTGAAATATAA